From the Ralstonia wenshanensis genome, the window CGGCAGCAGAAACTTGGTGACGAGGCCCTTGCCGCGCAAACCACCAAACTGCACCGACTCCAGCGGAAAGCCGTGCTTGGGTACGAGTTGGCCCTCCATGCCATTGGCGTTACCAAGCCACACCACCCTCCAGCCGCGCCCGGCCAGCAGCTTGGCCACCGACAGCGCGGGGAAGATGTGACCGCCCGTACCGCCGGCCATGACGAGGAGCGTGCGCGGCGCCAGATCGGCCGAAACGCGTGCCGTCATACCTTGCCCCCACGCATCAGCACGCGGTTTTCATAGTCGATACGCAGCAACAGCGCGAGCGCCACGCAGTTCATCAGGATGCCCGAGCCACCGTAGCTGACCATCGGCAGCGTCAGACCTTTGGTCGGCAGCAGACCGAGGTTCACACCCATGTTGATGAAGGCCTGCCAGCCGAGCCAGATACCCAGGCCCTTTGCGACCAGGCCGGCAAACGTGCGGTCTAGCTGCAGCGCGGTACGGCCGATCTCGAACGAGCGGCGCACCATCCAGTAGAACAGCAGGATCACGATCAGCACGCCGACAAAGCCCAGCTCCTCGCCGATGACGGCCAGGATGAAGTCGGTATGCGCCTCGGGCAGGTAATGCAGCTTCTCGATGCTGCCGCCCAGACCAACGCCGGTCCACTCGCCACGGCCGAAGGCGATGAGCGAGTGCGTGAGCTGGTACGCCTTGCCTTGCGCGTATTCCTCTTGCCACGGGTTGAGGTACGCGAAGATCCGCTCACGCCGCCAGGGCGACGCCACGATCAGCAGCGAGAAGGTCGAAATTGCCGTCAGCACCAGTCCGCCGAACAGCTTGCCGTTCACGCCCCCCAGGAACAGGATGCCCATGGCCACGGCCGCGATCACCAGGAACGCGCCCATGTCCGGCTCCAACAGCAGCAGCGAGCCGACAAACGCCACGGCCACGCCCATCGGCAGGAAGCCCTTGCGCACGCTCTGCATCCAGTCCTGCTTGCGCACGGTGTAGTTGGCGGCGTACAGCACCACCGCCAGCTTCATGAGTTCGGACGGCTGGAAGTTCATGACGCCCAGCGGCAGCCAGCGCCGCGCGCCGTTCACGCCCTTGCCCACGTGCGGCACGAGCACGATCACCAACAGCACCAGCGCGATGATGAAAAGCTTCGGCGCGTACTTGTCCCAGAACTTGACCGGAATCTGGAATGCGACGATCGCGCCGATGAGCCCGATCACCAGCGAGAAAATGTGGCGAATCAGGAAGTGCCCGTTGCTGTAGTTGGCGTACTTGGGCGAATCGGGCAACGCGATCGACGCCGAATACACCATCACCAGCCCGAGGCCGAGCAGCACGATCGCCACCCACATCAGCGGCTGGTCGTACTCCATCATCTTCGAGCGCGTGGGCTTGACGCCCGAAACCGCATCGCGCAGACCCTCCCACGCATTGCCGATGGTCGCGCCGATGAAGCCGCTGCGCTTGATCTGGGTGTCGCTCATAGGAGGACTCCTCGGTCTGCCGCCAATGCGGCCACGGCCTCGTGGAACACCTGGGCGCGGTGTTCGTAGTTGCGGAACATGTCAAAGCTGGCACATGCCGGCGACAACAGCACGGCATCGCCGGGTTGAGCGATCGCCGCGGCTTCTCGCACCGCAGCTTCCAGCGTCGGGGCATCGACCAGCGTGACGCCGGTATTCGCCAGCGCCTCACGAATCAGCGGCGCATCGCGACCGATGAGCACGACGGCACGCGCGTATTGCCCGACCGGCTCGGCCAGCGGCGAGAAGTCCTGACCCTTGCCGTCGCCACCTGCGATCAGCACAACATGCTTGGACAAGCCCGAAAGCGCAGCCACCGTCGCCCCGACGTTGGTGCCCTTGCTGTCGTCGAAGAATTCGATGTCGTCAAACGCGGCGATCAGCTCGACGCGGTGTGGTTCGCCGGCGTAGTCGCGCAGGCCGTGCAGCAGCGCGCTCACGGGCAGGCCGATCGCGCGGCACAGTGCCAGCGCAGCCATCGCGTTGGTCGCGTTGTGCAAGCCGCGGATGCGCAGTGCATCAGCTGGCATCAGGCGCTTGAGGCGCACCGGCACCGGCGCGGCGGGCGCGGTGTCACCCTTCTTGCGGCGCGTGGGCTTGGGCAGATCGTCCTCGTCGGCTTCGGCCAGTACGATCCAGGGCATGCCGCCATCGCGCAGCAGGCCGAGCGCATCAGGCGTGCCCGGCTCGTCGATGCCGAACGTGACATCGCGACCGGTCTTGCTGGCGAATGCCATCACACCGGCGTCCTGACGATTCAGCACCCGCACGGTGTTGGCGCCGAAGATGCGGCCCTTGGCTGCGGCATAGGCGTCCATCGTGCCGTGCCAGTCGAGGTGGTCCTGCGTGATGTTCAGGACGGTGGCGGCGTCTGCGTCCAGCGTATGCGTGGTTTCGAGCTGAAAACTCGACAGCTCAAGCACCCACACGTCGGGCAGCGTGTCGGCATCCACGCATTCGCTCAGCTTGTCCAGGGCCGATGGGCTGATGTTGCCTGCCACGCCGACGGTCTTGCCGGCGCGCTCCACCAAGGCACCCGTGAGCGCCGTAGTGGTGGTCTTGCCGTTGGTCCCGGTGATGGCCAGCACGCGGGGCGCATAGCCTTGCGCGGCCTTGAGACCCGCCAGCGCGCGCGCAAACAATTCGATCTCACCCCACACCGGCACGCTGTGCGTATTGGCGGCGCTCAGTAGCGCAGCGACGTTGGCATCCAGCGGCGACAGGCCCGGGCTGATCGCCACCAACGTCACACCGTCCAGCAGAGACACGGCGAACGGGCCGCCCACGAATTCGGCGTCCGGCACATGCGCGCGCAGCGCCGGTAGGTTGGCCGGGGCCTCGCGCGTATCAGCCACGCGCACTTGGGCGCCGTGACGGGCGCACCAGCGCGCCATTGCCAGCCCGGATTCACCGAGGCCGAGCACCAGCACCACCGGCGCGTCGAAGTCGCCGAACATGCGCGGCTCCTGCGCGGTTTCAGCAGCGGGCATCGGCTCGGCGGAATCGAGCGTCGCGATCACGGCGTCCACGGCGGCTTCAGGCTGCGTGGCGGCCACGTCGTCGTCCGGGTTGATGGATTCGGTCACGTCGGTCATGTCCGTGCTCACCGCAGCTTCAGGGTCGACAGGCCGATCAGCACCAGCATCATGGTGATGACCCAGAAGCGCACGACCACTTGCGTTTCCTTCCAGCCGGAGAGCTCGAAATGGTGATGCAGCGGCGCCATGCGGAACAGGCGCCGGCCTTCGCCATAACGTTTCTTGGTGAATTTGAACCACGTGACCTGCAGCATCACGGAGACGGTCTCGGCTACGAAGATGCCGCCCATGATGAAGAGCACGATTTCCTGGCGCACGATCACGGCGATGGTGCCCAGCGCACCGCCCAACGCCAGCGCGCCGACGTCTCCCATGAACACCTGGGCCGGATGCGCGTTGAACCACAGGAAGGCGAGCCCCGCCCCGGCCATCGCCGAGCAGAAGATCAGCAGCTCGCCCGCTCCCGGAATGTGCGGGAACAGCAGGTACTTGCTGTAGACGGCACTGCCCATCACGTAGGCAAACACGCCCAGCGCGCTGCCCACCAGCACGACCGGCATGATGACGAGGCCATCAAGGCCGTCGGTCAGGTTCACCGCATTGCTGGAACCAACGATCACGAGGTACGTCAGGATGATGAAACCGAATACGCCCAGCGGGTAGCTGATCTCTTTGAAGAACGGCACGATCAGGTGCGACTTGGCCGGCAGGTTGAGTGACAGGCCGCTGCGCACCCAATCCATGAACAGCTCGAGCACGCGAATGTTGCTTGTCTCCGATACCGAGAACGCCAGGTATGCCGCTGCAAAGAGGCCGATCACGGTCTGCCAGAAGAACTTCTCGCGCGAAGACATGCCCTTCGGATCACGGTGCACGACCTTGCGGTAGTCATCCACCCAGCCGATCGCGCCATAACCGAGCGTGACCAGGAGCACGATCCAGATAAAGCGGTTGCCCCAGTCGGCCCACAGCAGCGTAGACACGGCAATGCCGATGAGCACCAGCACACCACCCATGGTGGGCGTGCCGGCCTTGACCAGATGCGTCTGCGGACCATAGCTGCGCACAGCCTGGCCGACTTTCAGTTCCGTCAGGCGACGGATCACAAACGGCCCGAACCCGAGGCCGATCACCAGCGCCGTGAGCGATGCCATCACGGCGCGGAACGTCAAATAGTTGAAGACGCGCAGGAAGCCGTAATCGTTCTGCAACCATTGCGCCAATGCCAATAACATGGGTTCTTGCTTCCCTTAATGCTGCTGTTGTGTGCTGGAACCGGTCGGCAAATCCGCTACCGGGTCTTTCAAGACCAGCGCTTCCACAATGCGTTCCATCCGCATGAAGCGCGATCCCTTCACCAATACCGTCGCGGCCGGCGCAATGGCGGGCACGCCGTGTTCAATCAAATCCTCTGCCGACGCAAAATGCTGGGCGCCCGCGCCGAATGCGTCGACCGTGTGGCGCGCAAGCTCGCCGGTTGCCAGCACCGCGTCGATGCCGTGCGTGCGCGCATAGGCGCCGATTTCTTCGTGGAATGCCGGACCCTGCGAGCCCACTTCGCCCATATCGCCCAGCACCAGCCAGCGCGGCGCCGGCAGCGTGACGAGCGCGTCGATCGCCGCGCGCATCGAATCGGGGTTCGCGTTGTACGTGTCGTCGATGACAAGGCCGCCGTGTCTGCCCTGCTTGCGCTGCAACCGCCCCTTGACCGGAGCAAAGTTGCCGAGCGCTTGCGCAATCACCTCCGGGGCAACGCCCGCAGCCAGCGCGCATGCCGTCGCAGCCAGCGCATTGCGCGCGTTGTGCAAACCCAGCAACGGCAAGGTGATGACGAAGCGCTGGCCTGGGGCCTGCACATCGATGCGTTGCCCGTCGGCAGTGTCCACCACCGTGCCGGTCACAGCCCCGGCCTCGATACCGAAATCGAGCACGCGGCGCGCACCGGCCGCTGCTTGCCACACCGGCGCATATTCGCCACCGTTGGCCGCATCACGCGGAAACACCGCCACGCCATCGGCCGGCA encodes:
- the mraY gene encoding phospho-N-acetylmuramoyl-pentapeptide-transferase, with product MLLALAQWLQNDYGFLRVFNYLTFRAVMASLTALVIGLGFGPFVIRRLTELKVGQAVRSYGPQTHLVKAGTPTMGGVLVLIGIAVSTLLWADWGNRFIWIVLLVTLGYGAIGWVDDYRKVVHRDPKGMSSREKFFWQTVIGLFAAAYLAFSVSETSNIRVLELFMDWVRSGLSLNLPAKSHLIVPFFKEISYPLGVFGFIILTYLVIVGSSNAVNLTDGLDGLVIMPVVLVGSALGVFAYVMGSAVYSKYLLFPHIPGAGELLIFCSAMAGAGLAFLWFNAHPAQVFMGDVGALALGGALGTIAVIVRQEIVLFIMGGIFVAETVSVMLQVTWFKFTKKRYGEGRRLFRMAPLHHHFELSGWKETQVVVRFWVITMMLVLIGLSTLKLR
- the murD gene encoding UDP-N-acetylmuramoyl-L-alanine--D-glutamate ligase, giving the protein MFGDFDAPVVLVLGLGESGLAMARWCARHGAQVRVADTREAPANLPALRAHVPDAEFVGGPFAVSLLDGVTLVAISPGLSPLDANVAALLSAANTHSVPVWGEIELFARALAGLKAAQGYAPRVLAITGTNGKTTTTALTGALVERAGKTVGVAGNISPSALDKLSECVDADTLPDVWVLELSSFQLETTHTLDADAATVLNITQDHLDWHGTMDAYAAAKGRIFGANTVRVLNRQDAGVMAFASKTGRDVTFGIDEPGTPDALGLLRDGGMPWIVLAEADEDDLPKPTRRKKGDTAPAAPVPVRLKRLMPADALRIRGLHNATNAMAALALCRAIGLPVSALLHGLRDYAGEPHRVELIAAFDDIEFFDDSKGTNVGATVAALSGLSKHVVLIAGGDGKGQDFSPLAEPVGQYARAVVLIGRDAPLIREALANTGVTLVDAPTLEAAVREAAAIAQPGDAVLLSPACASFDMFRNYEHRAQVFHEAVAALAADRGVLL
- the ftsW gene encoding putative lipid II flippase FtsW encodes the protein MSDTQIKRSGFIGATIGNAWEGLRDAVSGVKPTRSKMMEYDQPLMWVAIVLLGLGLVMVYSASIALPDSPKYANYSNGHFLIRHIFSLVIGLIGAIVAFQIPVKFWDKYAPKLFIIALVLLVIVLVPHVGKGVNGARRWLPLGVMNFQPSELMKLAVVLYAANYTVRKQDWMQSVRKGFLPMGVAVAFVGSLLLLEPDMGAFLVIAAVAMGILFLGGVNGKLFGGLVLTAISTFSLLIVASPWRRERIFAYLNPWQEEYAQGKAYQLTHSLIAFGRGEWTGVGLGGSIEKLHYLPEAHTDFILAVIGEELGFVGVLIVILLFYWMVRRSFEIGRTALQLDRTFAGLVAKGLGIWLGWQAFINMGVNLGLLPTKGLTLPMVSYGGSGILMNCVALALLLRIDYENRVLMRGGKV
- a CDS encoding UDP-N-acetylmuramoyl-tripeptide--D-alanyl-D-alanine ligase — translated: MIAPTVMMHATDAAAWMAGAHLAGPDAAILRVTTDSRAVQPGDLFVALIGERFDAHDFLPEVVARGASAVLVSRAPAATLDVTKVAVLTVADTRVGLGQLAAGWRRQFPIPVVAVTGSNGKTTVKEMISAIFAQAVGEDARLATAGNFNNDIGLPLTLFRLNAQHKLAVLELGMNHPGETAVLAAIAQPTVAMINNAQREHQEFMVSVEAVAEEHAAVLAALPADGVAVFPRDAANGGEYAPVWQAAAGARRVLDFGIEAGAVTGTVVDTADGQRIDVQAPGQRFVITLPLLGLHNARNALAATACALAAGVAPEVIAQALGNFAPVKGRLQRKQGRHGGLVIDDTYNANPDSMRAAIDALVTLPAPRWLVLGDMGEVGSQGPAFHEEIGAYARTHGIDAVLATGELARHTVDAFGAGAQHFASAEDLIEHGVPAIAPAATVLVKGSRFMRMERIVEALVLKDPVADLPTGSSTQQQH